A DNA window from Takifugu flavidus isolate HTHZ2018 chromosome 15, ASM371156v2, whole genome shotgun sequence contains the following coding sequences:
- the LOC130539413 gene encoding ras-related protein Rap-2b-like: protein MREYKVVVLGSGGVGKSALTVQFVTGSFIEKYDPTIEDFYRKEIEVDSSPSVLEILDTAGTEQFASMRDLYIKNGQGFILVYSLVNQQSFQDIKPMRDQIIRVKRYERVPMILVGNKVDLEGEREVSYGEGKALAQEWSCPFMETSAKHKGSVDELFAEIVRQMNYSSVPSGGNQCCSCVLL from the coding sequence ATGAGGGAGTATAAAGTGGTTGTTTTGGGCTCGGGCGGAGTCGGCAAATCTGCGCTGACGGTCCAGTTCGTGACGGGTTCCTTCATCGAGAAGTACGACCCGACCATCGAGGATTTCTACAGGAAGGAGATCGAGGTGGATTCGTCCCCGTCGGTGTTGGAGATCCTGGACACGGCGGGGACCGAACAGTTCGCCTCCATGCGAGACCTGTACATCAAGAACGGACAGGGCTTTATTCTGGTTTACAGCCTGGTGAACCAGCAGAGCTTCCAAGACATCAAGCCGATGAGAGACCAGATCATCCGGGTGAAGAGGTACGAGAGGGTGCCCATGATCCTGGTGGGGAACAAGGTGGacctggagggggagagagaggtgtcTTACGGGGAAGGTAAAGCTCTGGCGCAGGAGTGGAGCTGCCCCTTTATGGAAACTTCAGCCAAACACAAAGGATCAGTGGATGAACTGTTTGCAGAAATAGTCAGACAGATGAACTATTCAAGTGTTCCCAGTGGGGGAAACCAGTGCTGTTCATGTGTTCTGCTCTAA